The genomic interval ATTCAAATGTGTATCATTTATGTGCACATCCGCGTAATTTAAAGGACGATCAAATTCGGGCTTTATTACAGAAACAAGCGGTCATTGGGGTGACGTTTGTACCACAATTTTTAACGAGTCAGATCTCTGCGACGATTGCTGATGTTTTACGGCATATTGATTATATTGCAAGCTTAGGGGGAGAGCGTCAAATTGGGCTAGGTTCTGATTTCGATGGAATCGATGAAACCGTCATAGGATTATCAACCTATGGACAATATAATGATTTATGTAATGAGTTAGTGAAACGGTATTCAGCTGATTTTGTTAATGGTCTATTATTTACCAATTTTGTAAATAATTATCCATGTTAATTAGCTTTTATGGCGGCGGAATGGCTAAACAAGACTTATACAATGAATTGTTATTTTAATTTTCAAAAAATATAAAAAAATGGAAGCAAAAAATTTGCAATTTAGTAGATAAAAACGCTAGAATTGAAACGTTTAATACATGTTTCCTGTTATAATAATAAATGATTCTCCAATGTATTAGATAAATGTTGAGGGTTACAGTCAAATTTCGTTAAGTTGTAATTATTTGAACGTATTCAAAGGAGTGTAAGTCATGATCAATCAACTTTCATGGAAAGTTGGCGGGCAGCAAGGTGAGGGTATTGAAAGTACAGGCGAAATTTTCTGTATTGCTCTTAACCGTTTAGGTTATTACTTGTATGGTTACCGTCATTTCTCATCCCGGATTAAGGGAGGACATACGAATAATAAAATTCGTGTAAGTACAAAAGAGACACGCGCTATCTCGGATGATTTAGATATCCTAGTTGCGTTTGACCAAGAAACGATTGATGTCAATTACCGTGAAATGCATGACGGTAGTATTATTATCGCCGATGCAAAATTTAAACCAGTGAAGCCAGATGACACGGAAGCATCTCTATACGTTGTTCCATTTACAGAGATAGCGACAGACTTGGGCACATCATTAATGAAAAATATGGTGGCTATTGGTGCAACATGTGCCATTCTCGGTATGGAGATTTCTGTATTTAGTGAAGTTGTAGAAGAGATTTTTGGTCGTAAAGGCGAAGAAATCGTGAAAAAGAATATGGACGCGATTGCTGCTGGATATGAATATATGAAAGACGAGCTTGGTGAACAACTTGGTGCTATGAAGCTTGAAGAAGCGGATGGCCAAAAGCGTTTATTTATGATTGGCAACGATGCGATTGCGCTTGGAGCGATTGCAGGTGGATGCCGTTTTATGGCTGCGTATCCAATTACTCCAGCTTCTGAAATTATGGAGTATTTAATTAAAAAATTACCTGCATTAGGTGGTACTGTTATTCAAACCGAAGATGAAATCGCCGCAGCTACAATGGCTATTGGTGCAAACTACGGTGGCGTGCGTACGCTTACAGCATCAGCTGGTCCGGGTCTTTCTTTGAAAATGGAAGCAATTGGCCTAGCTGGTATCACAGAAACACCGATTGTTATTGTCGATACACAACGTGGCGGTCCGTCTACAGGTTTGCCAACGAAACAAGAACAATCGGATTTAATGGCGATGATTTACGGGACACATGGTGAAATTCCAAAGATTGTAATGGCACCAAGTACAGTAGAAGAAGCATTCTACGATACGGCAGAAGCTTTCAATCTAGCAGAGGAATATCAGTGCCCGGTTATTGTTTTATCAGATTTACAGCTTTCTTTAGGAAAACAAACGGTACAACCGCTTGATTATAGCAAGGTGGAAATTCGTCGTGGTAAATTAGTAGATTATGATATTCCTGATACGGAAGGTCATGCATACTTCAAGCGTTATGAAGTAACAGCGGATGGTGTTTCTCCTCGTGTTATTCCAGGAATGAAAAATGGAGTTCACCATGTAACAGGTGTTGAACATGATGAAACAGGTAAACCGTCTGAATCTCCATTAAACCGAAAAGCCCAAATGGATAAACGTATGCGTAAAATCGAAAATATCCGCTTTAATACACCAGTCTATAAAAATGTACCGCATGCTGAAAGCGATTTGTTAATTGTTGGTTTTAATTCAACACGTGGAGCTATTGAAGAGGCGATTGAACGGTTAGAAGCGGATGGAATAAAAGTGAATCATGCTCAAATTCGTCTGATTCATCCATTCCCAACAGATGAAGTGCTTCCCTTAGTACAAACAGCGAAAAAAGTAGTCGTGATTGAAAATAATGCGACAGGACAATTGGCAAATATTTTGAAAATGAATGTTGGCCATGTAAATAAAATTTCAAGTATCTTGAAATATGATGGTAATCCATTCCTACCGCATGAAATTCATACACAGTGCAAGGAGTTGTTCTAATATGGCAACATTTAAAGACTTTCGAAATAATGTAAAACCGAATTGGTGTCCAGGATGCGGTGATTTTTCTGTTCAAGCAGCGATTCAACGTGCTTCAGCAAACGTTGGTCTCGAACCAGATAATTTGGCCGTTATTTCAGGAATTGGTTGTTCTGGTCGAATTTCCGGTTATATTAAATCGTATGGATTTCATGGGATTCATGGACGTTCACTGCCAATTGCTCAAGGAGTTAAAATGGCAAACCGTGATTTAACCGTAATTGCTTCAGGCGGAGATGGAGATGGTTTTGCAATCGGAATGGGTCATACCATTCATGCGATTCGTCGTAATATTAATATTACGTATATTGTTATGGATAACCAAATCTATGGTTTAACGAAGGGACAAACTTCTCCGCGTTCAGCCACTGGATTTAAAACAAAATCAACGCCTGAAGGTTCGATTGAACAAGCTGTATCACCAATGGAACTAGCGCTATCTGCTGGTGCGACATTCGTTGCTCAAAGCTTTTCAACGGATTTGAAAGATTTAACAGCGATGATTGAAGCAGGTCTGAATCATAAAGGATTTTCATTTATTAACGTATTTAGTCCATGCGTCACATATAATAAAATCAATACGTATGATTGGTTTAAAGAGCATTTAACAAAACTAAATACAATTGAAGGCTATGATTCTTCTAATAAAGAATTAGCGATGCAAACGTTAATGCAGCACGATAGCTTAGTAACAGGAATTATTTATCAAGATACATCACGCCCTTCATACCAAGAGCTTGTTCCTGGCTATGCAGAAGAACCATTAACGAAGGCAGATCTAACATTAGATCAAGCTCATTTTGATAAATTAGTAGCAGAATTTATGTAAAAAAGAAAAGTGTTGGAATTTCTTCGGATTAGGTATTCCTTGTCTTTTTCGGCAGGCAGACCTCTACTTAAGGTGCCGTACTGCTTGCGCTTGATTAGTCGAAAAGAAGTTATATTCTTATATTACCAAAAAGGTTCACTCATATTTTTTGAGTGAACCTTTGTTGTTGGTAACTATTTATGGTTGAAGATTAGTATAGCGTTTGGCAATCACAGTTGTTATGGTGTAAATAGTCTGTTACCAACAATTACGTCTTCTGTTATGATGACGATCACGATCACGGCGGTTACAACGGCGTACAGCACGACAAAAATCATCTTGGTCAACGAAAGTTCTTATGCCAAATACATCATCTCTGTCTCTGTCTCTATCTCTGTCTCTATCGCGATCACGATCACGATCACGATCACGGCGGTTACAACGGCGTACAGCACGACAAAAATCATCTTGGTCAACGAAAGTTCTTATGCCAAATACATCATCTCTATCTTTATCTCTGTCTCTATCTCCTCTTCTATGGTCGTCACAATCGTGGTGACGATGTCTGTTACACCCGCAGAAAAAATTACTAAAACACATACTAGCCAACTCCTTAAAATTTTGTATTTTGTTTGTTGTACACCTTATCATATGCAGGGCTGGACAAAATGTATGGGAAGCAGACTATTTTGGGATAAAATGGATAAAACACCTAATAAAGCACGATTTAGGGAAGTTTGTGGATTTCTCTTTTTACATGTCTATACAAAGTGCGAGCTATTGTGTCTTATAGATAAAAGCTTTATACTAGGGTAATGTGTATATTTCACACATCATACGTTCAAAAACCTTGATAAAATCAAGAAAATATATGAAACTAAAAATAGGGAAATATAGTTAGTCAGAGGAGTCTAACTTTAATGAAAGGGGATTACTATGAACGAGAAACAACGATTAGAATCACAACAAGTACAGGCTGAAACACCAGCGGACAAAAAATCCGAAAAGGACTACAGCAAGTACTTTCAAGCCGTTTACATTCCACCTTCCTTGAAAGATGCTAAAAAGCGCGGAAAAGAAGAAGTGAAGTACCATGATGATTTTAAGATTTCAGAACAATTCCGTGGTATGGGAGAAGGAAAGAAATTCTACATCCGAACATACGGCTGTCAAATGAATGAGCACGATACAGAAGTGATGGCAGGGATTTTTATGGCTTTAGGCTATGAGGCGACGAACTCTGTAGAGGATGCCAATGTCATTTTGTTAAACACATGCGCCATTCGTGAAAATGCTGAAAACAAGGTGTTCGGTGAACTTGGACATTTGAAAGCATTAAAACTTGAAAAACCAGATTTATTGCTCGGTGTTTGTGGCTGTATGTCTCAAGAAGAATCTGTCGTAAAGCGAATTTTAGAAAAGCATCATTTTGTGGATATGATTTTCGGTACGCATAATATTCACCGCCTTCCAGAAATTTTGAATGAAGCGTATCTTTCAAAGGAAATGGTCATTGAGGTATGGTCTAAAGAAGGCGACGTCATCGAAAATCTTCCGAAAGTGCGTAAAGGGAAAATTAAGGCATGGGTTAATATTATGTACGGCTGCGATAAGTTCTGTACGTATTGCATCGTGCCGTATACTCGCGGTAAAGAGCGCAGTCGTCGTCCTGAGGACATTATTCAAGAAGTACGTCATTTAGCGGCGCAAGGTTATCAAGAGATTACACTGCTTGGTCAAAATGTAAATGCGTATGGAAAAGACTTTACAGATATCGACTATCGCTTCGGTGATTTAATGGATGAAATTCGCAAAATTGATATTCCACGTATTCGCTTTACAACGAGTCATCCACGTGATTTTGATGATCATTTAATCGAAGTGCTTGCAAAAGGCGGAAACTTGGTGGATCATATTCATTTACCTGTTCAATCAGGCAGTGATGAAGTGTTAAAAATTATGGCTCGTAAATATACACGTGAGCACTATTTAGAGCTTGTGAAAAAAATTAAAGAAGCGATTCCGACTGCGTCTTTAACGACAGACTTAATCGTTGGCTACCCAAATGAAACAGAAGAGCAGTTTGAAGAAACGTTATCTCTTTATCGTGAAGTTGGCTTCGATGCTGCTTACACATACATTTATTCACCGCGAGAAGGTACTCCAGCTGCGAAAATGACGGATAATGTATCGCTGGAAGTGAAGAAGGACCGACTACAACGATTAAACGCAGTTGTGAAGGAATTTTCAGCAGAGAAAATGCATGCATATAAAGGCGAGGTCGTAGAAGTGCTTGTGGAAGGGGAAAGCAAGAATAACCCTGATGTTTTAGCTGGTTATACAACTAAAAATAAGCTGGTGAACTTCAGAGGACCGAAATCTATTGTCGGCCAAATTGTGAAGGTGAAAATCACTGAAACGAGAACATGGTCATTAAATGGAGAGTTGGTTGAAGAAGGAGCAGCAATTGAGGTGAAGTAAAATGACGAAATATACAAAAGACGACATTTTAACAAAAGCAGCTGAACTAGCAGAGATGATTGCTAAGACAGAAGAAGTGGATTTCTTTAAGCAGGCTGAGGAAAAAATTAATGAAAATCAGAAGGTTCGTGAAATGATTGCAAGCATTAAAAGCTTGCAGAAACAAGCAGTGAATTTTCAGCATTATGGAAAAGAAAAAGCCTATAGCCAAGTGCAAGCGAAAATTGAAGAGTTAGAAAAGCAATTGGATGAGCTACCGATTGTCCAACAATTTAAACAATCTCAAGTCGATGTGAACGATTTACTGCAAATGGTTGCATCTCAAGTATCGAATAAAGTGACGGATTTGATTATTGAGTCAACAAACGGGGATGTCTTACGGGGTGAAACAGGTTCACAAGTTCAAGCCGGCGGTGGAAGTTGTTCTTAATGAGTCATTAATCTTTACTTCAAAAATAAAAGAGCGTATGGGTTTTTCATAAAAACCTATGCGCTTTTTTTATTGGGTAGATAACAAGTAGCTAACTGACCACTCCCATGGCTAAAGCCGCTGGGGTTCTTTCTCACAAATATCCCACTTACCACCTTCCATAAGAAGAGGCAGAGGTCAGACTTGGGTGAGCAACACTTGAAAGAAAAACAGTTCTTCAAGAGGGCAAGGTCGGTGCCAACTACGCCGTCCAACCGGCGATACTTGTCTAGGATTACGATACCGCACTCTTTCTATGAAGAGTGTTGGTCGGCAGAACGTTGAACATTTTACGTGACAGACGTTTTTCCTGTCACAACTACCTATGTTCAGTTTTCAAAGAACATCCTATATACCAAATGATACCATTTTAAATGCATGGTGTACAGAACGTATTTTCGGTGTTTTATCTGCACACCGCATTTGAGCGAACATTCATCCCATCCCTAAAGGGGGTGTGAGCGCATCGTAATGGGCTTTCTTTTTGCAGAAATCTGTAACTTTTTTCCAGATAGGCAAGCTTCTGCTTTGAAACAGGGAGACGCTCTCTCCGCCTTTGTGTTATGCTTCAGCTTTTTCAAGCACTCCTCATCCGCCCATTCGTGACACATATCCCATACGGCTATCATAAAATAACCTAGATTTACAAAATAAACGCAGTTTTCCATGTTATAAATTAATTTGCACACTAGACTTTTACCACGCATACGATGAATGGAAACTGTATGAGGAGGGTTCGCTAGCATGTCACAATATAGAGAGATTATTACAAAAGCGGTGGTGGCAAAGGGACGTAAATTTACAAAGTCCTCTCACACCATTAGCCCGGCTCATCATCCTACTAGCATTCTAGGTTGTTGGATCATTAATCATAAATATGAAGCAAGAAAAGTCGGCAAGAAAGTAGAAATTCATGGCAGCTATGAAA from Peribacillus asahii carries:
- a CDS encoding 2-oxoacid:acceptor oxidoreductase subunit alpha; translation: MINQLSWKVGGQQGEGIESTGEIFCIALNRLGYYLYGYRHFSSRIKGGHTNNKIRVSTKETRAISDDLDILVAFDQETIDVNYREMHDGSIIIADAKFKPVKPDDTEASLYVVPFTEIATDLGTSLMKNMVAIGATCAILGMEISVFSEVVEEIFGRKGEEIVKKNMDAIAAGYEYMKDELGEQLGAMKLEEADGQKRLFMIGNDAIALGAIAGGCRFMAAYPITPASEIMEYLIKKLPALGGTVIQTEDEIAAATMAIGANYGGVRTLTASAGPGLSLKMEAIGLAGITETPIVIVDTQRGGPSTGLPTKQEQSDLMAMIYGTHGEIPKIVMAPSTVEEAFYDTAEAFNLAEEYQCPVIVLSDLQLSLGKQTVQPLDYSKVEIRRGKLVDYDIPDTEGHAYFKRYEVTADGVSPRVIPGMKNGVHHVTGVEHDETGKPSESPLNRKAQMDKRMRKIENIRFNTPVYKNVPHAESDLLIVGFNSTRGAIEEAIERLEADGIKVNHAQIRLIHPFPTDEVLPLVQTAKKVVVIENNATGQLANILKMNVGHVNKISSILKYDGNPFLPHEIHTQCKELF
- a CDS encoding 2-oxoacid:ferredoxin oxidoreductase subunit beta, whose product is MATFKDFRNNVKPNWCPGCGDFSVQAAIQRASANVGLEPDNLAVISGIGCSGRISGYIKSYGFHGIHGRSLPIAQGVKMANRDLTVIASGGDGDGFAIGMGHTIHAIRRNINITYIVMDNQIYGLTKGQTSPRSATGFKTKSTPEGSIEQAVSPMELALSAGATFVAQSFSTDLKDLTAMIEAGLNHKGFSFINVFSPCVTYNKINTYDWFKEHLTKLNTIEGYDSSNKELAMQTLMQHDSLVTGIIYQDTSRPSYQELVPGYAEEPLTKADLTLDQAHFDKLVAEFM
- the miaB gene encoding tRNA (N6-isopentenyl adenosine(37)-C2)-methylthiotransferase MiaB translates to MNEKQRLESQQVQAETPADKKSEKDYSKYFQAVYIPPSLKDAKKRGKEEVKYHDDFKISEQFRGMGEGKKFYIRTYGCQMNEHDTEVMAGIFMALGYEATNSVEDANVILLNTCAIRENAENKVFGELGHLKALKLEKPDLLLGVCGCMSQEESVVKRILEKHHFVDMIFGTHNIHRLPEILNEAYLSKEMVIEVWSKEGDVIENLPKVRKGKIKAWVNIMYGCDKFCTYCIVPYTRGKERSRRPEDIIQEVRHLAAQGYQEITLLGQNVNAYGKDFTDIDYRFGDLMDEIRKIDIPRIRFTTSHPRDFDDHLIEVLAKGGNLVDHIHLPVQSGSDEVLKIMARKYTREHYLELVKKIKEAIPTASLTTDLIVGYPNETEEQFEETLSLYREVGFDAAYTYIYSPREGTPAAKMTDNVSLEVKKDRLQRLNAVVKEFSAEKMHAYKGEVVEVLVEGESKNNPDVLAGYTTKNKLVNFRGPKSIVGQIVKVKITETRTWSLNGELVEEGAAIEVK
- a CDS encoding RicAFT regulatory complex protein RicA family protein, translating into MTKYTKDDILTKAAELAEMIAKTEEVDFFKQAEEKINENQKVREMIASIKSLQKQAVNFQHYGKEKAYSQVQAKIEELEKQLDELPIVQQFKQSQVDVNDLLQMVASQVSNKVTDLIIESTNGDVLRGETGSQVQAGGGSCS